A region from the Clostridium beijerinckii genome encodes:
- a CDS encoding IS66 family transposase has product MSLYLLRDIGMDILNLEDQLDEKTKLLIYKMEKDIESKDKEIDDLKKELAFLKGQILNKNRNIFGQSSEQVDSRQLSLFNDAEKNSDLKIDEPTIEEITYTRKKSSSHLGKKDNLSGLARVTIEHKLDESEAVCDKCGNNLVVIGKKSKEILKYKPAELYIEEHISYTYACKNCEADADKSNIISAKMPNTFLYKSMASNELLAHFVSMKYQYAMPLYRMESYFKMMDVNLSRQTLSNCIISCANELQPVFDYMKDELLRRNYIHADETYVKVIEENEKDSNSKRFMWLYRSGGIENQIILYDYLKTRSGTCAEEFLEGFSGYLQTDGYDGYNKVKNIKRLYCMAYIRGKFFDIISTLNPEALKQSHALEGFNYCEQLYEVEKDLREQYIGCDDYYGDRHTIMLKKSAPIFNKFKEYVDTEIVNALPKSPLGKALAYAQKLLPNMKTFLTDGCLEIDNNAAERAIKPFVIGRKNWMFSKTVKGAKSSAVLYSITETAKANGLAVEKYLVYLFEMFANSEVKERDILEKCMPWSEGIPDELRIKTTK; this is encoded by the coding sequence ATGTCCCTATATTTATTGCGAGATATAGGGATGGATATTTTAAATTTAGAAGATCAACTTGATGAAAAAACAAAATTATTGATTTATAAAATGGAAAAAGACATTGAATCAAAAGATAAGGAAATTGATGATTTAAAAAAGGAATTGGCTTTTCTTAAAGGACAGATTCTTAATAAAAACAGAAATATTTTTGGACAATCTAGTGAACAAGTTGATTCAAGACAGCTCTCACTTTTTAATGATGCTGAAAAAAACAGTGATCTTAAAATAGATGAGCCTACTATTGAAGAAATTACATATACAAGAAAAAAATCATCTTCTCATTTAGGAAAGAAAGATAATTTATCCGGCCTAGCTAGAGTTACAATTGAACACAAACTTGATGAATCCGAAGCAGTTTGCGATAAATGTGGAAATAATTTAGTAGTAATAGGAAAAAAATCAAAAGAAATTTTAAAATATAAACCAGCAGAACTTTACATAGAAGAACATATTTCATATACATATGCTTGCAAAAATTGCGAAGCGGATGCTGATAAATCCAATATAATTTCTGCAAAAATGCCAAATACTTTCTTATATAAGAGTATGGCTTCAAATGAATTATTAGCTCATTTTGTGAGCATGAAATATCAATATGCAATGCCATTATATAGAATGGAATCATATTTTAAGATGATGGATGTTAATCTTTCAAGGCAGACATTATCTAACTGTATAATAAGTTGTGCAAATGAACTTCAGCCTGTTTTTGATTATATGAAAGATGAACTCTTAAGAAGAAATTATATCCATGCTGATGAAACCTATGTAAAGGTTATTGAAGAAAACGAAAAAGACTCCAACTCAAAAAGGTTCATGTGGCTATATCGCTCCGGAGGCATAGAGAATCAGATAATTTTATATGATTATCTGAAAACAAGATCCGGCACTTGTGCTGAAGAATTTCTTGAAGGTTTCTCGGGATATCTTCAAACAGATGGATATGATGGCTATAATAAAGTTAAGAATATAAAAAGACTATACTGTATGGCCTATATTCGAGGAAAATTCTTTGATATAATATCAACATTAAACCCTGAAGCTCTAAAGCAGTCTCACGCATTAGAAGGGTTTAATTATTGTGAGCAACTTTATGAAGTTGAAAAGGATTTAAGGGAACAATATATAGGCTGTGATGATTATTATGGTGATCGACATACAATAATGCTTAAGAAATCTGCCCCTATTTTTAATAAATTTAAAGAATATGTAGATACTGAAATTGTTAATGCCCTTCCTAAAAGTCCATTAGGCAAAGCACTCGCATATGCTCAAAAATTGTTACCAAATATGAAAACTTTCTTGACAGATGGATGCCTTGAAATTGATAATAATGCAGCTGAAAGAGCTATAAAGCCATTTGTAATTGGCAGAAAAAACTGGATGTTTTCCAAGACAGTAAAAGGCGCAAAATCAAGTGCAGTGCTTTATAGTATTACTGAGACGGCTAAAGCTAATGGCTTAGCAGTGGAAAAGTATTTAGTATATTTATTTGAAATGTTTGCAAATTCAGAAGTTAAGGAAAGGGACATACTAGAAAAATGTATGCCATGGTCTGAAGGCATTCCAGATGAACTGCGCATTAAGACTACCAAATAA
- a CDS encoding teichoic acid ABC transporter ATP-binding protein, giving the protein MKDTVISLQNVGMHFRKSTQKVDSFKEYIIKKFKGQITYEEFIALNNINLEIQKGEVIGFVGLNGAGKSTLLKVVSGVQKPTVGKIAVKGKVSPLLELGAGFDNDLTGRENIYLNGLILGYDKKFINSKLDEIIDFAEIREFIDTPIKNYSSGMKARLGFSVATVKVPQILIVDEVLSVGDGRFRKKSEDRMLELIKSDATVLFVSHSIAQIRRLCTKVVWLEKGQVKMVGDTTEVCDAYEAYL; this is encoded by the coding sequence ATGAAAGATACAGTAATAAGCCTTCAAAATGTAGGAATGCATTTTAGGAAATCTACTCAAAAGGTTGATTCATTTAAAGAATATATTATAAAGAAATTTAAAGGGCAAATAACTTACGAAGAGTTTATAGCTCTCAATAATATAAATTTAGAAATTCAAAAAGGTGAGGTAATAGGATTTGTAGGGTTAAATGGAGCAGGCAAAAGTACATTACTTAAAGTTGTTTCAGGGGTACAAAAACCAACTGTAGGTAAAATTGCAGTAAAAGGAAAGGTATCTCCACTATTAGAACTAGGGGCAGGCTTTGATAATGATCTTACTGGAAGAGAAAATATATACTTAAATGGATTAATACTAGGTTATGATAAAAAGTTTATTAATAGTAAGCTAGATGAAATTATAGACTTTGCTGAAATAAGAGAATTTATAGATACACCTATTAAAAATTACTCATCAGGTATGAAAGCAAGACTTGGTTTTTCAGTTGCTACTGTCAAAGTACCACAAATTCTTATAGTAGATGAAGTACTTTCTGTGGGAGATGGTAGATTTAGAAAGAAAAGTGAAGATCGTATGTTAGAACTGATTAAATCAGATGCAACAGTATTATTTGTATCACATTCAATAGCACAAATTAGAAGGTTATGTACAAAAGTAGTATGGCTAGAAAAAGGTCAGGTTAAGATGGTAGGCGATACTACAGAAGTATGTGATGCATATGAAGCGTATTTATAA
- a CDS encoding glycosyl transferase family 2: MYNISIIIRTSTRYIFLDRAIKDIMNQTYKQWKIILVNDKGELKKIQDIINNKVPKEQYVIINNEGASGLHKAINLGAKAVDTEMVVMHDDDDTWDIHFLEETVGYLESNSECMGVLTHSNKIYEKVVNDQIKKGKIKPFNTDLKDVISLYDMIKNNLFSPISFVYRTKVYEEVGYFDDSLEVLEDWEFNLRFLMKYDIYIIEKNLANYHIREDNNIQESFKNTVTSKKKLHQKYDTIIRNRYLREDLNNKQLGIGTLMNILKWSDNRVMKRLKKYIRR, translated from the coding sequence TTGTATAATATATCTATTATTATTCGAACATCTACAAGATACATATTTTTAGATAGAGCCATTAAAGATATTATGAATCAAACATATAAACAGTGGAAAATTATATTAGTTAATGATAAGGGTGAACTAAAAAAAATACAAGATATCATAAATAATAAGGTGCCAAAGGAGCAATATGTTATTATTAACAATGAAGGTGCGTCAGGGTTACATAAAGCTATTAATCTAGGTGCTAAGGCAGTAGATACAGAAATGGTAGTAATGCATGATGACGATGATACATGGGATATTCATTTTCTAGAAGAAACAGTTGGGTACCTTGAATCAAATTCAGAGTGTATGGGTGTGCTTACTCACAGTAATAAGATATACGAAAAAGTAGTAAATGATCAAATAAAAAAAGGCAAAATCAAACCATTTAATACAGATTTAAAGGATGTAATTAGTTTATATGATATGATTAAAAATAATTTATTCTCACCTATATCTTTTGTATATAGAACAAAGGTATATGAAGAAGTGGGATACTTTGATGATTCTTTAGAAGTGTTAGAAGATTGGGAATTTAATTTAAGATTTTTAATGAAGTATGATATATATATTATAGAAAAAAACTTAGCTAATTATCATATTAGAGAAGATAATAATATACAAGAATCTTTTAAAAATACAGTTACATCTAAGAAAAAGTTACATCAAAAATATGACACTATTATTAGAAATAGATATTTAAGAGAAGATTTAAATAATAAACAATTGGGGATTGGAACACTAATGAATATTCTAAAATGGTCTGATAATAGAGTGATGAAGAGACTCAAGAAATACATACGTAGATAG
- a CDS encoding glycosyl transferase has protein sequence MIKEDNCNLEKINSKKDLPLVSILLAVYKPNETWFVEQLISLNNQTYDNIELLIYDDCPDYPVDEELIKKHIINFTYNLIRGTKNEGSNKAFEHLTKQGNGEFFSYCDQDDIWEINKIESLVKLIRSENSVLAYSDMSVIDGDGNHIADSLIKVKSRIKYIYGENLFSSFFFKNCVSGCCMLINSKIAKKAVPFSRVTIHDQWLCIVSGWYGKISFVDKPLVKYRIHENNQTGSFKGVYSKKDYYNLRVNILQQRIDDVKRCINGMDLNSDNIDLTHIEIFCDARINKNILKILKYSYLDKKEAYFEIIIKYMPNWLFKILIKKLK, from the coding sequence ATGATTAAAGAAGATAATTGCAATTTAGAAAAAATCAATAGTAAAAAAGATTTACCATTAGTATCTATATTATTAGCTGTTTACAAACCAAATGAAACTTGGTTTGTAGAACAGCTGATTTCGTTAAATAATCAAACATATGATAATATAGAATTATTAATTTATGATGATTGTCCTGATTATCCTGTTGATGAAGAACTAATAAAAAAACATATAATTAATTTCACATATAATTTGATTAGAGGTACTAAAAATGAAGGCTCTAATAAAGCTTTTGAACACCTTACAAAACAAGGCAATGGAGAGTTTTTTTCATATTGTGATCAAGATGATATATGGGAAATTAATAAAATAGAAAGTTTAGTAAAATTAATTCGAAGTGAAAATTCTGTGCTTGCTTATAGTGATATGTCAGTTATAGATGGGGATGGAAATCATATAGCAGATAGTTTAATAAAAGTAAAATCAAGAATAAAATATATTTATGGAGAAAATCTTTTTTCTAGCTTTTTCTTTAAGAACTGCGTTTCAGGATGTTGTATGCTTATAAATAGTAAAATAGCTAAAAAGGCTGTTCCGTTTTCAAGAGTTACCATACATGATCAGTGGCTTTGCATTGTATCTGGCTGGTACGGTAAAATATCCTTTGTGGATAAACCTTTGGTAAAATATAGAATACATGAGAATAATCAAACTGGAAGTTTTAAGGGTGTTTATAGTAAAAAAGATTACTATAATTTAAGGGTAAACATATTACAACAACGAATTGATGACGTAAAAAGGTGTATTAATGGTATGGATTTAAATAGTGATAACATTGATTTAACGCATATTGAGATTTTTTGCGATGCTAGAATAAATAAAAATATCTTAAAAATTTTGAAATATAGTTATTTAGATAAAAAGGAAGCATATTTTGAAATTATCATAAAATATATGCCTAATTGGTTGTTTAAGATTTTAATTAAAAAATTAAAGTAG
- the rfbD gene encoding dTDP-4-dehydrorhamnose reductase — MILVTGAKGQLGFDVIKELNKRNIKCIGIGREDLDITDITATYEYILKLKPECVIHCAAYTAVDNAEDEKEMCYNVNVLSTENIAKACQRVNAKMIYISTDYVFDGQGDTSFEIDGNINPLSVYGKTKYEGELKVKEILDKYFIVRISWVFGLNGNNFIKTMVKLGKEKESLNVVCDQIGSPTYTFDLAPLLCDIAVSEKYGVYHATNEGFCSWAEFAEEIMRKANLNCVINPIPTREYKTKAVRPLNSRLSKNSLIDNGFKLLPRWEDALDRFLRSK, encoded by the coding sequence ATGATACTTGTTACTGGAGCTAAAGGACAACTAGGTTTTGATGTTATAAAGGAATTAAATAAAAGAAATATAAAATGCATAGGTATTGGTAGAGAAGATTTGGACATTACAGATATTACTGCTACTTATGAATATATTTTAAAATTAAAACCAGAATGTGTTATACATTGTGCAGCATATACAGCAGTAGATAATGCTGAAGATGAAAAAGAAATGTGTTATAATGTCAATGTATTAAGTACAGAAAATATAGCAAAAGCTTGTCAAAGGGTAAATGCTAAGATGATTTACATATCTACAGATTATGTTTTTGATGGACAGGGAGATACTTCTTTTGAGATTGATGGAAATATCAATCCACTTTCAGTTTATGGAAAAACTAAATATGAAGGTGAATTAAAAGTAAAAGAAATTTTAGATAAGTATTTTATAGTTAGAATTTCTTGGGTGTTTGGACTTAATGGTAATAATTTTATTAAAACAATGGTTAAACTAGGAAAAGAAAAAGAAAGCTTAAACGTTGTATGCGACCAAATAGGAAGCCCTACTTATACTTTTGATTTAGCACCACTTTTATGTGATATCGCTGTATCTGAAAAGTATGGAGTGTATCATGCAACTAATGAAGGATTTTGTTCTTGGGCTGAATTTGCTGAAGAAATTATGAGAAAAGCAAACTTAAATTGTGTAATAAATCCTATTCCTACAAGGGAGTATAAAACAAAGGCTGTAAGACCTTTAAATTCAAGATTGTCTAAGAATAGTCTTATAGATAATGGATTTAAGTTATTGCCAAGGTGGGAAGATGCTTTGGATAGATTTTTAAGATCAAAATAG
- a CDS encoding prenyltransferase — MKKYLKLMRVQHYLKNVLIFLPLVFSQNLFDIELLKKTILGFFSFSILSSIVYIVNDINDVEKDRKHPKKCNRPIASGDISVKSAYKLAIFILIIGIIFNFFACGFSIMSWVFIITYLIINFAYSMGLKNLPIIDVSILVSGFLIRVLYGSSITGIETSKWLYLTVIAMSFYLGLGKRRNEYQNQGDKTRNVLKYYNHDFLDKNMYMCLGLTIVFYALWCVDPVTIERYSNSNIVWTVPLIMLICMKYSLNVEGESDGDPVSVVLSDKVLIGMVSVKESTRSGSII, encoded by the coding sequence TTGAAAAAATATTTAAAATTAATGAGAGTCCAGCATTATTTGAAAAATGTGCTGATTTTTTTACCACTTGTCTTTAGCCAAAATTTATTTGATATTGAATTACTAAAGAAGACTATATTGGGTTTTTTTTCATTTAGTATTCTTTCATCTATTGTCTATATAGTTAATGATATTAATGATGTTGAAAAAGATAGAAAACATCCTAAAAAATGTAATAGACCAATAGCTTCTGGAGATATATCTGTAAAATCAGCTTATAAGTTAGCAATATTTATATTAATAATCGGGATTATTTTTAATTTTTTTGCATGTGGATTTAGTATAATGAGTTGGGTATTTATAATTACATATTTAATAATTAATTTTGCATATAGTATGGGGTTGAAAAACTTACCCATTATAGACGTCAGCATTTTGGTATCAGGATTTTTAATAAGGGTTCTATATGGTTCGTCAATTACGGGTATAGAAACTTCAAAATGGTTGTATCTAACAGTTATAGCTATGTCTTTTTACCTAGGATTAGGGAAAAGAAGAAATGAATATCAAAATCAGGGGGATAAAACAAGAAATGTATTAAAATATTATAATCATGATTTTCTTGATAAAAATATGTATATGTGCTTAGGATTAACAATTGTATTCTATGCGCTATGGTGTGTTGATCCTGTTACAATAGAAAGATATTCAAATAGCAATATTGTATGGACAGTTCCACTTATAATGCTAATTTGTATGAAGTACAGTCTAAATGTTGAAGGTGAGTCAGATGGTGATCCAGTTAGTGTCGTTTTAAGTGATAAAGTATTAATAGGAATGGTAAGCGTCAAGGAATCGACGCGTAGCGGTAGCATAATTTAA
- the rfbB gene encoding dTDP-glucose 4,6-dehydratase codes for MKIVITGGAGFIGGNFVHYMLNKYNDYKIICVDCLTYAGNMETLSSVKENPNFNFYKIDIADRDAVFNMFEAEKPDMIINFAAESHVDRSIENPEVFLNTNVIGTGVLLDACKKYGIKRYHQVSTDEVYGDLPLDRPDLFFTEETPLSASSPYSASKASADLLVGAYYRTFNIPVTISRCSNNYGPYHFPEKLIPLMIANALNGKDLPVYGTGENVRDWLYVEDHCSAIDLIIHNGRVGEVYNIGGHNERTNLEVVKTIIHELGKSEDLIKFVGDRMGHDMRYAIDPTKIHNELGWLPTTTFDEGIKKTIKWYLDNKPWWQSIISGDYQLLRCFYD; via the coding sequence ATGAAGATAGTAATAACAGGTGGAGCTGGTTTTATTGGAGGGAATTTTGTTCATTATATGCTTAATAAATATAATGATTATAAAATAATATGTGTAGACTGTTTAACTTATGCTGGAAACATGGAGACCTTATCATCAGTTAAAGAAAATCCTAATTTTAACTTTTACAAAATAGATATAGCTGACAGAGATGCTGTGTTTAATATGTTTGAGGCAGAAAAACCAGACATGATAATAAATTTTGCAGCGGAAAGTCATGTGGATCGTTCAATTGAAAATCCTGAAGTATTTTTAAATACTAATGTTATAGGAACAGGGGTATTGCTTGACGCGTGCAAAAAATATGGAATAAAGAGATATCATCAAGTATCTACAGATGAAGTTTATGGAGATTTACCTCTTGATAGACCAGATTTATTCTTTACAGAAGAAACTCCACTTAGTGCTTCAAGCCCATATTCAGCAAGTAAAGCATCAGCTGATCTTCTAGTAGGGGCTTATTATCGTACATTTAATATTCCTGTAACTATTTCACGTTGCTCTAATAACTATGGACCATATCATTTCCCAGAAAAGCTAATTCCGCTTATGATAGCAAATGCATTAAATGGGAAAGACTTACCTGTATATGGCACTGGAGAAAATGTGCGTGACTGGCTATATGTAGAGGATCATTGCAGTGCAATTGATTTAATAATCCATAATGGAAGAGTTGGAGAAGTTTATAACATTGGCGGACATAACGAAAGAACAAATTTAGAAGTAGTTAAGACTATTATTCATGAACTAGGAAAATCAGAAGACCTTATTAAATTTGTTGGAGATCGAATGGGTCATGATATGCGTTATGCTATAGATCCGACAAAGATTCATAATGAATTAGGATGGTTACCAACAACAACTTTTGATGAAGGCATTAAAAAGACTATTAAGTGGTATTTAGATAATAAGCCCTGGTGGCAAAGTATAATTAGTGGAGACTATCAATTGTTAAGGTGTTTTTATGATTAA
- a CDS encoding ABC transporter: protein MVTQIETFRNYRALLWEFVKKDIKLKYRNSVLGIVWSMLNPLLIMVVLTFIFSNIFKSKIPNFPVYCLSGRLIYDFFAQSTNQCMNSITGKSSLIKKIYVPKYLYPLSKVISSFIISLISFIPLIIIMIVMKEHVTKMILLVFYPLVCLFLISLGIGLILATVNVFFRDMQHLYSVVLLIIMYMSAIFYSTDIINAKYVFVMKLNPIFPVITVFRDCILYGKVTEYGNWILCSVYAVLAMIIGLIAFYKKQDKFILHI from the coding sequence ATGGTTACACAAATAGAAACGTTCCGTAATTATAGAGCTTTATTATGGGAATTTGTAAAAAAAGATATTAAATTAAAATATAGAAATTCAGTATTGGGAATAGTGTGGAGTATGCTTAATCCATTGCTTATAATGGTAGTTTTAACCTTTATATTTTCTAATATATTCAAAAGCAAAATACCTAACTTTCCAGTGTACTGTTTGTCAGGAAGACTTATTTATGATTTCTTTGCTCAATCAACTAATCAATGTATGAATAGTATTACAGGAAAGAGCTCTCTTATTAAGAAGATATATGTACCTAAATATTTATATCCTTTATCTAAAGTAATATCTTCATTTATAATATCTTTAATTTCATTCATACCTTTAATAATTATTATGATTGTAATGAAAGAACATGTTACAAAGATGATATTACTTGTTTTCTATCCATTAGTCTGTTTATTTCTTATTTCATTAGGAATAGGTCTTATACTGGCTACAGTAAATGTATTTTTTAGAGATATGCAACATTTATATTCAGTAGTTTTACTTATAATTATGTATATGTCTGCTATATTCTATTCTACTGATATTATAAATGCTAAATATGTATTTGTAATGAAATTAAATCCTATATTTCCGGTTATAACAGTTTTTAGAGATTGTATATTATATGGAAAGGTAACTGAATACGGGAATTGGATTCTATGTTCAGTTTATGCAGTATTAGCCATGATTATTGGATTAATAGCATTTTATAAGAAGCAAGATAAATTTATTTTGCATATATAG
- a CDS encoding IS66 family transposase: MDILNLEDQLDEKTKLLISKMEKDIKSKDKEIDDLKKELAFLKGQILNKNRKIFGQSSEQVDSIQLSLFNDAEKNSDLKIDEPTIEEITYTRKKSSSHLGKKDNLSGLARVTIEHKLDESEAVCDKCGINLVVIGKKSKEILKYKPAELYIEEHISYTYACKNCEADADKSNIISAKMPNTFLYKSMASNELLAHVVSMKYQYAMPLYRMESYFKMMDVNLSRQTLSNWIISCANELQPVFDYMKDELLRRNYIHADETYVKVIEENGKDSNSKRFMWLYRSGGIENQIILYDYQKTRSGTCAEEFLEGFSGYLQTDGYDGYNKVKNIKRLYCMAHIRRKFFDIISTLNPEALKQSHALEGFNYCEQLYEIEKDLREQYIGSDDYYGDRHTIRLKKSAPIFNKFKEYVDTEIVNALPKSPLGKALAYAQKLLPNMKTFLTDGCLEIDNNAAERAIKPFVIGRKNWMFSKTVKGAKSSAVLYSITETAKANGLAVEKYLVYLFEMFANSEVKERDILEKCMPWSEGIPDELRIKTTK; encoded by the coding sequence ATGGATATTTTAAATTTAGAAGATCAACTTGATGAAAAAACAAAATTATTGATTTCTAAAATGGAAAAAGACATTAAATCAAAAGATAAGGAAATTGATGATTTAAAAAAGGAATTGGCTTTTCTTAAAGGACAGATTCTTAATAAAAACAGAAAGATTTTTGGACAATCTAGTGAACAAGTTGATTCAATACAGCTCTCACTTTTTAATGATGCTGAAAAAAACAGTGATCTTAAAATAGATGAGCCTACTATTGAAGAAATTACATATACAAGAAAAAAATCATCTTCTCATTTAGGAAAGAAAGATAATTTATCCGGCCTAGCTAGAGTTACAATTGAACACAAACTTGATGAATCCGAAGCAGTTTGCGATAAATGTGGAATTAATTTAGTAGTAATAGGAAAAAAATCAAAAGAAATTTTAAAATATAAACCAGCAGAACTTTACATAGAAGAACATATTTCATATACATATGCTTGCAAAAATTGCGAAGCGGATGCTGATAAATCCAATATAATTTCTGCAAAAATGCCAAATACTTTCTTATATAAGAGTATGGCTTCAAATGAATTATTAGCTCATGTTGTGAGCATGAAATATCAATATGCAATGCCATTATATAGAATGGAATCATATTTTAAGATGATGGATGTTAATCTTTCAAGGCAGACATTATCTAACTGGATAATAAGTTGTGCAAATGAACTTCAGCCTGTTTTTGATTATATGAAAGATGAACTCTTAAGAAGAAATTATATCCATGCTGATGAAACCTATGTGAAGGTTATTGAAGAAAACGGAAAAGACTCCAACTCAAAAAGGTTCATGTGGCTATATCGCTCCGGAGGCATAGAGAATCAGATAATTTTATATGATTATCAGAAAACAAGATCTGGCACTTGTGCTGAAGAATTTCTTGAAGGTTTCTCGGGATATCTTCAAACAGATGGATATGATGGCTATAATAAAGTTAAGAATATAAAAAGACTATACTGTATGGCCCATATTCGAAGAAAATTCTTTGATATAATATCAACATTAAACCCTGAAGCTCTAAAGCAGTCTCACGCATTAGAAGGGTTTAATTATTGTGAGCAACTTTATGAAATTGAAAAGGATTTAAGGGAACAATATATAGGCAGTGATGATTATTATGGTGATCGACATACAATAAGGCTTAAGAAATCTGCTCCTATTTTTAATAAATTTAAAGAATATGTAGATACTGAAATTGTTAATGCCCTTCCTAAAAGTCCATTAGGCAAAGCACTCGCATATGCTCAAAAGTTGTTACCAAATATGAAAACTTTCTTGACAGATGGATGCCTTGAAATTGATAATAATGCAGCTGAAAGAGCTATAAAGCCATTTGTAATTGGCAGAAAAAACTGGATGTTTTCCAAGACAGTAAAAGGCGCAAAATCAAGTGCAGTGCTTTATAGTATTACTGAGACGGCTAAAGCTAATGGCTTAGCAGTGGAAAAGTATTTAGTATATTTATTTGAAATGTTTGCAAATTCAGAAGTTAAGGAAAGGGACATACTAGAAAAATGTATGCCATGGTCTGAAGGCATTCCAGATGAACTGCGCATTAAGACTACCAAATAA
- a CDS encoding polysaccharide biosynthesis protein GtrA encodes MNVYDFDKTIYDGDSTIDFYLFSLKRKPSLLKYFPIQIYGFIRYIFGNYTKLQFKEKFYSFLKGLDNIDHMINVFWNEKQFKIKEWYLFNKRDSDLVISASPEFLLKPICKKIGIEKLIASKVNKYTGICEAENCYGEEKVIELKKQFPNVKIESFYSDSLSDEPLSKIAKKSYIVSQTKIIEWGKYNPSKLKKIKTILLTKQFIKFLFIGCINTITGILFSSIYSIFLDVNISFIIGYLSSMLISYILNSSFVFEEQLSFNKFIKFFISYIPNFIIQNIMVFLFYNIFTWNKLIVFALAAVIGVPITFILMKVFTFRKRD; translated from the coding sequence ATGAATGTTTATGATTTTGATAAAACTATTTATGATGGGGACAGTACAATAGACTTTTATTTATTTTCACTAAAGAGAAAACCATCACTACTTAAATATTTTCCAATTCAAATCTATGGATTTATAAGATATATATTTGGAAACTATACAAAATTACAATTTAAAGAAAAGTTTTATTCTTTTCTAAAAGGCTTAGATAATATCGATCACATGATTAATGTTTTTTGGAATGAAAAGCAATTTAAAATTAAAGAATGGTATTTATTTAATAAGAGAGATTCAGATTTAGTTATTTCTGCCTCTCCTGAATTTTTATTAAAACCAATATGCAAAAAGATTGGGATAGAAAAATTAATAGCTTCTAAAGTAAACAAGTATACGGGAATATGTGAGGCTGAAAATTGTTATGGTGAAGAAAAGGTGATTGAACTAAAAAAACAGTTTCCTAACGTAAAGATAGAATCGTTTTACTCTGACTCTTTGTCGGATGAGCCTCTCTCGAAAATAGCTAAAAAATCATATATAGTTAGTCAAACAAAGATAATTGAGTGGGGTAAATATAATCCTAGTAAGCTAAAAAAGATTAAAACAATACTTTTAACTAAGCAATTTATTAAATTTTTATTTATAGGTTGCATTAATACTATAACTGGGATTTTATTTTCAAGTATTTATTCAATATTTTTAGATGTTAATATTTCATTTATAATTGGATATTTGTCCTCAATGCTTATATCATATATTTTAAATAGCAGTTTTGTCTTCGAGGAACAGTTGAGCTTTAATAAGTTCATAAAATTTTTCATATCTTATATTCCTAATTTTATTATACAAAATATAATGGTATTTTTATTTTATAATATATTTACATGGAATAAACTCATTGTATTTGCTTTAGCGGCAGTTATTGGTGTACCAATCACGTTTATTCTTATGAAAGTATTTACATTTAGAAAGAGAGATTAG